A single window of Lepeophtheirus salmonis chromosome 2, UVic_Lsal_1.4, whole genome shotgun sequence DNA harbors:
- the LOC121113508 gene encoding uncharacterized protein yields the protein MPDSTSSHRPVVRKITPEQKNFITNFDHSSSSLRSSSPKYGGSKSTSSSSPSTSSLSERSGYLRKTSLNRDSYMEEKVLRWIALILEEKPTKNFDKLIQDGSVLSKVMTSIVFNSVPLEDIDISWGTNPAHDRVKKLISEMSKYGVKDIFDPEDLLELRNVPKVTKCLYELSKLATSDKHNLLNSQRT from the exons ATGCCGGACTCAACATCATCTCATAGACCTGTAGTGCGTAAAATTACACCGGAGCAGAAAAACTTTATTACCAATTTTGACCACTCCTCGAGTTCTTTAAGAAGTAGTAGTCCCAAATATGGAGGATCCAAATCTACTTCTTCTTCGTCTCCCTCCACATCAAGCCTTTCTGAGCGATCAGGCTATCTTAGGAAAACATCTCTTAAC AGAGATTCTTATATGGAAGAGAAGGTCTTGAGATGGATTGCTTTAATCCTTGAAGAGAAACCTACAAAGAACTTTGACAAGCTTATCCAAGATGGTTCCGTGTTATCAAA GGTAATGACGTCTATTGTCTTCAATTCTGTTCCATTAGAGGACATAGATATCTCTTGGGGCACTAATCCTGCTCATGACAGAGTCAAGAAGTTAATTAGTGAAATGTCCAAATACGGCGTTAAGGATATTTTTGATCCTGAGGATTTATTGGAACTCAGAAATGTACCCAAGGTTACAAAGTGCTTATATGAGCTCTCCAAATTG gctACATCCGACAAACATAATCTACTAAATAGTCaaagaacataa